The following proteins come from a genomic window of Proteiniphilum propionicum:
- a CDS encoding glycosyltransferase family 4 protein — protein sequence MRLIYLHQYFKFPNETGGTRSYDLATSFVKKGIKVVVVTATSDINHKSKKRWKVIEREGLKVNYIYLPYGNHLSYFQRSLVFFKFLCFSTFRLLKLKGDFVLATSTPLTIGIPALFKKWFGKTPYIFEVRDVWPEAVIAIGAIRNKVMQKLLFFLERVIYKNASTIVPLSTDMQKSIVNRYPQFTDKSSVVIENISEINRFQNIKDKIDLENITGFKPRFSVLYAGTFGKVNGIDRVIDLAQKTLIIDNRLVYILIGAGAEKENVIQLAKNTGVYGKNVFILDSISKNELPKWYNTVSMGSSFVIDIKELWANSANKFFDTLAAGKPILINHEGWQAEIIRDYNIGYVLPSIVTTEDASSFVKYTLNDSLINEQQINALSVAKEKYSLERAVEKYTDVISKFTMYKKWQC from the coding sequence ATGAGATTAATCTACCTTCATCAATATTTTAAGTTTCCTAATGAAACAGGTGGTACTCGATCTTATGATTTAGCTACATCTTTTGTGAAGAAAGGGATTAAAGTGGTTGTTGTTACAGCAACTTCAGATATAAATCATAAATCTAAAAAGAGGTGGAAGGTTATAGAAAGGGAAGGTTTAAAAGTTAATTACATTTATCTACCATATGGAAACCATTTGTCTTACTTTCAGCGTTCTCTTGTGTTTTTTAAGTTCTTATGCTTTTCTACTTTTCGTTTATTAAAACTTAAAGGTGATTTCGTATTAGCAACTTCAACTCCTTTAACAATAGGAATTCCTGCTCTATTTAAGAAATGGTTTGGTAAGACTCCTTATATCTTTGAGGTTCGTGATGTGTGGCCAGAAGCTGTAATTGCAATAGGTGCTATAAGAAATAAGGTGATGCAAAAATTACTTTTTTTCCTAGAAAGAGTAATATATAAAAATGCATCTACCATTGTGCCTCTCTCTACCGATATGCAAAAGTCGATAGTAAATAGGTATCCACAATTTACAGATAAATCGTCAGTTGTTATAGAAAATATATCTGAGATAAATCGTTTTCAGAATATTAAAGATAAGATTGACTTAGAGAATATTACAGGTTTTAAGCCTAGATTTTCGGTCCTTTATGCCGGTACATTTGGAAAAGTTAATGGAATTGATAGAGTAATTGATCTTGCTCAGAAAACTCTTATAATTGATAATAGACTTGTTTATATATTAATTGGTGCTGGAGCTGAGAAGGAGAATGTAATTCAATTGGCTAAAAATACTGGTGTTTATGGTAAAAATGTATTTATCTTAGATTCAATTTCAAAAAATGAACTCCCAAAATGGTATAACACTGTATCTATGGGATCATCATTTGTAATTGATATTAAAGAGTTGTGGGCTAACTCAGCAAATAAGTTTTTTGATACTTTAGCTGCAGGTAAACCAATATTAATTAATCATGAAGGTTGGCAAGCTGAAATCATTAGAGATTATAATATTGGTTATGTATTACCGTCTATCGTTACTACAGAAGACGCTTCGAGTTTTGTAAAATATACATTAAATGATTCTCTTATTAATGAGCAACAAATAAATGCTTTATCTGTAGCTAAAGAAAAATATTCACTTGAGAGGGCGGTGGAGAAATATACCGATGTAATTAGCAAATTTACAATGTACAAAAAATGGCAATGTTGA
- a CDS encoding glycosyltransferase has protein sequence MKVLIILEAGIPSYRNFLFERLTLEKQITELLILHTGKIYNGQGNYKSRKLKFIGTNKLGLHIGIWEYIFKYDVVISSYNLRIITCWLPVFFKKKFIFWGKGLGNNESSFVKLLRQITANKARKILLYNEAKKNEFLAKIKIDESKLIAYTNTIHISNHGFDANNGKEYLLYFGRIQKRKGLIELIYQYNDYLRKIDKAKLFKLRFVGNGEYIGDLKKIVSELNLKHLIEFYPGVFDDISIKKHFANAVAYVSPYNVGLGVVNSLAYGVPIITCKEPQAGPEFYYLNEKNSFVVNDISELSDIFQYLSNNNNQELFSNSYNYFTNHLDSNIMYENFINTIIKVGNE, from the coding sequence ATGAAAGTACTTATTATATTGGAAGCTGGCATACCAAGTTATAGAAATTTTTTATTTGAAAGATTAACACTGGAGAAACAGATAACTGAATTGTTAATATTACATACAGGTAAGATATATAATGGACAAGGTAACTATAAAAGTCGAAAGCTTAAATTTATAGGAACCAATAAGTTGGGATTACATATTGGAATATGGGAATATATATTTAAATATGATGTGGTTATTTCATCATATAACCTTAGAATAATTACTTGTTGGTTACCAGTTTTTTTTAAAAAGAAATTTATTTTTTGGGGAAAAGGTCTAGGCAATAACGAAAGTAGTTTTGTTAAACTATTGCGACAGATTACAGCTAATAAAGCCAGAAAAATTTTACTGTACAATGAAGCCAAAAAGAATGAATTTTTAGCTAAGATTAAAATTGATGAAAGTAAATTAATTGCTTACACAAATACTATTCACATTTCAAATCATGGGTTTGATGCGAATAATGGAAAAGAATATTTACTTTATTTTGGTAGAATTCAAAAACGCAAAGGCTTAATAGAATTGATATATCAATATAATGATTACTTGAGGAAAATTGATAAAGCTAAACTTTTTAAACTAAGATTTGTCGGTAATGGTGAATATATTGGAGATTTAAAGAAAATTGTTAGTGAATTAAATTTAAAACATTTGATAGAATTTTATCCTGGAGTATTTGATGATATTTCAATAAAAAAACATTTCGCAAATGCAGTTGCTTATGTATCACCTTACAATGTTGGTTTAGGAGTCGTGAATAGTTTAGCATATGGTGTGCCAATTATAACTTGTAAAGAACCACAAGCAGGTCCTGAATTCTACTATTTGAATGAAAAAAATTCTTTTGTTGTAAACGATATAAGTGAATTAAGTGATATATTTCAATATTTGTCAAATAACAATAATCAAGAACTATTCTCTAATAGCTATAATTATTTTACTAATCATTTAGATAGCAATATAATGTATGAAAATTTCATTAATACGATAATTAAAGTTGGGAATGAATAA